In Methanobacterium sp., the genomic window CAAAATCACTAAAAGTTCCAATAAGTTTTTTTCCAGCCCAATAAACTTCTTCTTCAACTCTTTTCCCATAACGAGTTCCAAACATCTTAAATAATGGGAATTTAGTAAGTCCATTAGCTCCGCTTAAAAGCAAAGGTCCTATATTGGCCAGATTATCTATCCATGTCCCTGTAATTATTTTAAGCTCCGGGAACTTAATTCTGGTTGCAGCAACAACTCCCGCATAATATAAAGACGCCGGTTGGGGTGTATCTTCGTAAACGGTTTCTTTATGTGGATTAAGTGAATAAAAGGTAACTCTATCGATCCCAACATCATTTATCAGATCGAATAAATATTTTAAATCATCAGGAGTCTCTCCAAGCCCTAAAATAATAGTTATTGCCTTCTGGAACCCTAAATCTCCAGCGAGTTCAAGCATCTCATTTATATCTTCTAAAGATTTACTTGGACATATTTTATCATGTAATTCAGGGTTTGCAACCTCAACGGCTCCTGTAATTCCTGTAATTTCATCTTCATACGTTTCAAGATCCTTTGTGATTCCGATATTAAGCCATACAGGTTCACCAGTAATTCTGTAAATATTCTGGGAGATATTTTTAATTTCTTCGGTTGAAAAAGAACCGTATCCTCCTGAAAGGAATTCGATTTTCCAGTCAGTTCTTCTACAAAGCTCTGCTTCGGCTAAAATTGA contains:
- a CDS encoding radical SAM protein, whose product is MNLINKIKNFETLDLMQKANEITLKEHGNQITLERAIFLSWWCNKGDCLFCYMSSQKPKIKEPQKARRNINSILAEAELCRRTDWKIEFLSGGYGSFSTEEIKNISQNIYRITGEPVWLNIGITKDLETYEDEITGITGAVEVANPELHDKICPSKSLEDINEMLELAGDLGFQKAITIILGLGETPDDLKYLFDLINDVGIDRVTFYSLNPHKETVYEDTPQPASLYYAGVVAATRIKFPELKIITGTWIDNLANIGPLLLSGANGLTKFPLFKMFGTRYGKRVEEEVYWAGKKLIGTFSDFDKLQKSGEIDPQLEPFIKRYIDKCIK